From a region of the Coprococcus comes ATCC 27758 genome:
- a CDS encoding tyrosine-type recombinase/integrase — translation MKYRVVSVLKDNRPRFLIISDIEEIEILPSKYLKHLDQINTSPNTVKSAAFALSYYYNYLQEQTIGLDEITLLSYSEQNKHFIDFLYWVKSGKHTEHNTQTSNKTCNMYLGAVFRYYQFLALEDVLPMLKVLRVKKVSYFDSMGVNHQNAVNSFKGFFKEEEPNLEEITSEEIQELINACTNDRDRLLIAMMAETGLRLGEILGIHYTEDIDFERRTVRVRYRESNTNLARAKNAEYRMALLSNTTFEFLVKYISDNRKSLMNSEYLFTKLTGKNKGEPLDADSVYSMLKRLSKKTDINSHPHQLRHYFAEERRKEGWDLNDIRFALGHKKVETTIKYLGENNERLVEATDQYYSNNENLYQIADFL, via the coding sequence TTGAAATATAGGGTTGTTTCGGTTTTGAAAGATAATAGACCACGTTTTTTGATTATTTCTGATATTGAAGAAATTGAAATCCTTCCATCAAAGTATTTGAAGCATCTGGATCAGATTAATACTTCTCCGAATACTGTAAAATCCGCAGCCTTCGCACTTTCATATTATTACAATTATCTGCAGGAGCAAACGATAGGATTGGATGAGATTACATTGCTATCCTATTCAGAGCAGAATAAACATTTTATTGATTTCTTGTATTGGGTTAAGAGTGGAAAGCATACTGAGCATAATACACAGACGAGCAATAAGACCTGCAATATGTATCTTGGTGCAGTCTTCAGATACTACCAGTTTTTGGCACTGGAAGATGTTTTGCCAATGCTTAAAGTCTTACGAGTAAAAAAAGTATCATATTTTGACAGTATGGGAGTAAATCATCAAAATGCAGTGAATTCGTTTAAAGGTTTCTTCAAAGAAGAAGAACCTAATCTGGAAGAAATAACATCCGAAGAAATACAGGAGCTGATAAATGCCTGTACGAATGATAGAGATCGATTGCTGATAGCAATGATGGCAGAAACCGGTCTTAGATTAGGGGAAATTCTAGGAATCCATTATACCGAAGATATTGATTTTGAAAGAAGGACGGTTCGGGTAAGGTATCGTGAATCCAATACCAACTTGGCAAGAGCAAAAAATGCAGAATATAGAATGGCTTTGTTAAGTAATACAACTTTTGAGTTCTTGGTTAAGTACATTTCTGATAACCGAAAAAGTCTGATGAACTCGGAGTATCTATTTACAAAATTAACTGGAAAAAACAAAGGAGAGCCATTAGATGCGGATTCTGTGTATAGCATGTTGAAAAGGCTATCCAAAAAAACGGATATCAATTCCCATCCGCATCAGCTCCGACACTATTTTGCGGAGGAAAGAAGAAAAGAAGGATGGGATTTGAATGACATTCGTTTTGCCCTGGGGCATAAGAAAGTTGAAACTACCATTAAATACTTGGGTGAAAATAATGAACGATTGGTAGAAGCGACAGATCAATACTACTCAAATAATGAAAATTTATACCAAATTGCAGATTTTCTGTAA
- a CDS encoding tyrosine-type recombinase/integrase, which yields MAVLKIVPKLYQEKIPEKLKEEISLVTTGEAKYYNRLYKFFQYTDIQCTADINYETRKMYMDSLEKEDISEKYKAELLSLFDRLKIENMPDVYSQGKPFSVEQEFFKQDKLFLLYVPNKKKAQSFRQVVDKNDLLWDLTRIHSSQLVRQTKILLCEILNMDKVQRHRRYFLEPLKALIRFCDKYGIDDIEEMEQADENRFYLYLNKESEIIKKQASKIVEFARRTLFLTDSETNWRACIWYMDRFQFDKSRINASSPVKSLSFINIYEKENRWYLQLYAKYLVGISDLSLSNIRNTISFISQFLKYLDGQSKKVTELEIQDIEGYVSVLDKSDIKYSTFNRYITHMHTFLQFLKMKNIEVLKFYPERFLKKGFSEHNERSVPEKTIAHLIKELPAFPEHLQLMYLILFCTGIRKSEVCTIKSGAFYSQGNENWMRIYQSKMRREKVIPVPSLLVGLVNDYEKKYGIKNGEYLFKNKKGGAFNGQTFSNQMIRECKVRGIACGDYIFRAHDYRHNLATSMYGNGVSIQGVRDYLGHSSENMTKQYIDFMPERIVSAEDKYFSKNQSFKLKGAEDDER from the coding sequence TTGGCAGTATTAAAAATTGTTCCGAAGTTATATCAGGAAAAAATACCTGAGAAATTAAAGGAAGAAATATCTTTAGTTACGACTGGAGAAGCAAAATACTATAACCGGTTATACAAATTTTTTCAGTATACAGATATACAGTGTACTGCAGATATTAACTATGAAACGAGAAAAATGTATATGGACTCTCTTGAAAAAGAGGATATTTCAGAAAAATATAAAGCGGAATTACTGAGCTTATTTGATCGTTTAAAAATAGAAAATATGCCGGATGTCTATTCACAAGGAAAGCCCTTCTCTGTAGAACAGGAGTTTTTTAAGCAAGACAAATTGTTTTTGCTGTATGTCCCCAATAAGAAGAAAGCACAATCTTTCCGTCAGGTGGTTGATAAGAATGATTTGTTATGGGACTTAACGAGGATACATTCATCACAGTTGGTGCGACAGACAAAAATATTGCTGTGTGAAATTCTGAATATGGATAAGGTACAAAGACATCGAAGATATTTTTTAGAACCATTAAAAGCACTTATACGGTTTTGCGATAAGTACGGAATAGATGATATTGAAGAAATGGAACAGGCAGACGAAAACAGATTTTATCTGTATTTAAACAAGGAGTCGGAAATTATAAAAAAACAGGCTTCTAAGATTGTTGAGTTTGCGAGAAGAACGTTATTTCTGACAGATTCAGAGACAAATTGGCGAGCGTGTATCTGGTATATGGATAGGTTTCAGTTTGATAAATCGAGAATCAATGCTAGTTCACCTGTTAAAAGCCTTTCATTTATTAATATTTACGAAAAAGAAAATCGTTGGTATTTACAATTATACGCAAAATATTTGGTCGGGATATCGGATCTGTCTTTATCAAATATCCGAAATACAATAAGTTTTATTTCACAATTTTTAAAATATCTGGATGGACAGAGTAAGAAAGTAACTGAACTGGAGATACAAGATATAGAGGGTTATGTGTCTGTTTTGGATAAGTCCGATATTAAGTATTCTACTTTTAACCGATATATCACACATATGCATACATTTCTACAGTTTTTGAAAATGAAAAATATTGAAGTGTTGAAGTTTTATCCGGAACGATTTTTAAAAAAAGGTTTTTCAGAACACAATGAAAGAAGTGTTCCAGAAAAAACAATTGCTCATCTGATTAAGGAGCTGCCGGCATTCCCAGAGCATTTACAGTTGATGTATTTGATTTTGTTTTGCACAGGAATTAGGAAAAGCGAGGTTTGTACAATAAAATCGGGAGCCTTTTATTCACAAGGCAATGAGAATTGGATGCGCATATATCAAAGCAAAATGCGGAGAGAAAAAGTCATTCCTGTTCCCAGTTTATTGGTTGGACTGGTGAATGATTATGAAAAAAAGTACGGAATAAAAAATGGGGAGTATTTATTCAAAAATAAAAAGGGTGGTGCATTTAATGGACAGACATTTTCAAATCAGATGATTCGGGAGTGTAAGGTTCGTGGGATTGCCTGCGGAGATTATATCTTTAGAGCACACGATTACAGACATAACCTTGCAACTTCAATGTACGGAAATGGGGTTTCTATACAAGGGGTACGAGATTATCTAGGACATTCAAGTGAGAATATGACAAAACAGTACATTGATTTCATGCCGGAACGTATTGTATCAGCTGAAGATAAATATTTCTCTAAAAATCAGTCATTTAAATTGAAAGGAGCAGAAGATGATGAAAGGTAA
- a CDS encoding tyrosine-type recombinase/integrase, producing MMKGNINLISYDCYQQATEKQLAGLKWKENRVYYISEIHNEKMQDEIYGYIDDRCRRLSLSTVVNDIYRFDLLKEFLNEKCTSCSSITDKKWEELERSYKAFLYKKGLALYVRRNRPDRRNVEQQSSAQISFLKMYYEYVVKCKTADIPENEKDVWDMRKLDIVPRSNPIRGRYRLDFREIRQKEFKEIIKKILYSHCQTKAMGSIKGELRGFRRFASFMYDRFPEVKHFTEISRDMIEDYLVYIKTDTGLTSVSYTTELSVLDNLLDEIGRELEIGNICNLFLSSDCRAYDNALPEAYSDAEIRRFNCALTKLKPQLGRCLIIHQMLGTRIEDTLTLRRDCLSEKSGHYFITIIQQKTRKYKRPVSNQLAELIRKAIEVSEKEHPDSEYIFLQDNGKLYTDSMLKYHVNIMIYENDIRDDNGNYFEFRTHRFRHTFGVKLTEMKLDDDSIARLLGHKDTRTIPHYRRLRNEALAEDTKAVRDEMNELLAQYRREKENAETR from the coding sequence ATGATGAAAGGTAATATTAATTTGATTTCGTATGACTGTTATCAACAAGCTACAGAAAAACAGTTGGCAGGACTGAAATGGAAGGAAAACAGGGTGTACTACATATCAGAGATTCATAATGAAAAGATGCAGGATGAGATTTATGGGTATATCGATGATAGATGTAGACGTTTGTCATTATCAACAGTAGTAAATGATATTTACAGATTTGATCTGTTGAAAGAATTTCTGAATGAGAAGTGTACAAGTTGTAGTAGCATCACTGATAAAAAATGGGAAGAACTGGAGAGAAGTTATAAAGCATTTTTATATAAAAAAGGATTGGCGCTGTATGTTAGAAGAAATAGACCGGATAGGCGGAATGTTGAGCAACAAAGTAGCGCTCAGATTTCTTTTCTGAAAATGTATTATGAGTATGTTGTGAAGTGTAAAACAGCAGATATTCCAGAAAATGAAAAAGATGTATGGGATATGAGAAAGTTGGATATTGTGCCAAGGAGTAATCCGATTCGTGGAAGATATAGATTAGATTTTCGTGAGATCAGGCAGAAAGAATTTAAAGAGATAATAAAGAAAATATTGTATAGCCACTGCCAGACAAAAGCAATGGGTAGTATAAAAGGTGAATTGCGTGGATTCCGTCGGTTTGCTAGTTTCATGTATGATCGATTCCCAGAAGTAAAGCACTTTACAGAAATTAGCAGGGATATGATAGAAGATTATCTGGTTTATATAAAAACGGATACTGGTCTTACATCAGTCAGTTACACGACAGAGCTGTCGGTTTTGGATAATCTGTTGGATGAAATAGGGCGTGAACTGGAAATAGGAAATATATGCAACCTTTTTCTGTCCAGTGATTGCAGAGCATATGACAACGCTTTACCAGAAGCGTATTCAGATGCAGAAATCAGAAGATTTAATTGTGCATTAACAAAATTAAAGCCCCAGTTAGGCAGATGTTTAATAATACATCAGATGCTCGGTACAAGAATAGAGGATACGTTGACTTTGCGAAGGGATTGCTTATCTGAGAAATCTGGACATTATTTTATAACTATTATCCAGCAGAAAACAAGGAAATATAAAAGACCAGTTAGCAATCAGCTGGCAGAATTGATTAGAAAAGCAATAGAAGTTTCAGAAAAGGAGCATCCAGATTCAGAATATATTTTTCTGCAAGATAATGGAAAATTGTATACAGATTCAATGCTGAAATATCATGTAAATATCATGATTTATGAAAATGATATCAGGGATGATAATGGAAATTATTTTGAGTTTCGTACACATCGTTTTAGACATACTTTTGGAGTAAAACTTACAGAAATGAAATTAGATGATGATAGCATTGCAAGGCTGTTGGGGCATAAGGATACACGAACCATACCACATTATCGGCGGTTAAGAAACGAAGCATTAGCGGAGGATACAAAGGCTGTACGAGATGAAATGAATGAATTATTAGCACAATACAGGAGGGAAAAGGAAAATGCAGAAACACGATAA
- a CDS encoding DUF6262 family protein, with amino-acid sequence MQKHDKMVALAKEKSAEMTETAITAIETMYRKNIKISVAELTKLTGLSRGFFYNNPNVKQVMMELKEKQQGMILRNPKSDAIAKAQEARIKSLEQKLSDSVPKNEYESLQKKYEELQVKYSQMKKGTLLKMYDQL; translated from the coding sequence ATGCAGAAACACGATAAAATGGTAGCACTGGCAAAAGAAAAAAGTGCGGAAATGACGGAAACAGCAATAACAGCTATTGAAACAATGTATAGAAAAAATATAAAAATTTCAGTTGCTGAACTTACAAAACTAACAGGACTTTCCAGAGGTTTTTTCTATAATAATCCGAATGTGAAACAGGTCATGATGGAATTGAAGGAAAAACAACAGGGAATGATATTGCGAAATCCTAAAAGTGATGCTATTGCAAAAGCACAGGAAGCACGGATTAAGAGTTTAGAACAGAAATTATCCGATAGTGTTCCGAAAAACGAATATGAAAGTCTTCAGAAAAAATATGAAGAATTACAGGTGAAATATAGTCAAATGAAAAAGGGAACACTGTTGAAGATGTACGACCAATTATAG
- a CDS encoding TnpV protein: MQNEIYDEKNGLTYMLCGDYYLPKLALTDIEPTYGKYGMLRKSYLQEHRKAKYQILLLQGKLVEHLNQIDAEARDREEQLVKQMMEKQGITEKLKRQDNMEWTRRMNAICHDAEEMILTEMIYTKG, translated from the coding sequence ATGCAGAACGAAATTTATGATGAGAAAAATGGACTTACTTATATGTTATGTGGTGATTATTATTTGCCAAAATTGGCACTTACAGATATCGAACCAACTTATGGGAAATATGGGATGCTTCGTAAAAGCTATTTACAGGAACACAGAAAGGCAAAATATCAAATATTGTTGTTACAAGGAAAACTTGTCGAGCATTTGAATCAGATTGATGCAGAAGCAAGGGATAGGGAAGAACAATTAGTAAAACAGATGATGGAGAAACAAGGAATTACAGAGAAATTAAAAAGGCAGGACAACATGGAATGGACAAGGAGGATGAATGCCATTTGTCATGATGCAGAAGAGATGATTTTGACGGAAATGATATATACAAAAGGATAA
- a CDS encoding type II secretion system F family protein yields the protein MKYYERMIRQAEEKGKRCFERQFQDALQSLEAQLNVGYSMENAIKEVQRDLQIMYDRHTLIVREFTYMVRQLNLNVTAEAAWKDFAARVALPEVDTFVTVFSLAKRSGGDSILIIKNAVRQLGDKAEVKREIDTVIAAKKMEFQIMSVIPLGIIGYMRLSFPEFMAGLYGNLPGAVFMSICLGAYIAAWRLGCKIVEIEV from the coding sequence ATGAAGTATTACGAAAGGATGATCCGTCAGGCGGAGGAAAAAGGGAAGAGATGTTTTGAAAGACAGTTCCAGGATGCGCTTCAATCACTGGAAGCGCAGCTGAATGTGGGATACTCTATGGAGAACGCGATCAAAGAGGTACAGAGAGACCTGCAGATCATGTATGACAGGCATACACTTATTGTACGGGAATTTACGTATATGGTAAGGCAGCTGAATCTGAACGTAACCGCGGAAGCTGCCTGGAAGGATTTTGCTGCAAGGGTAGCACTTCCGGAGGTGGATACATTTGTCACTGTATTTTCCCTGGCAAAGAGGAGCGGAGGCGACAGTATTCTGATCATTAAAAATGCGGTTAGACAACTTGGTGATAAAGCGGAAGTAAAAAGAGAAATTGATACCGTAATTGCAGCGAAAAAAATGGAATTTCAGATCATGTCAGTGATCCCTTTGGGAATTATTGGTTATATGCGTCTGAGCTTTCCGGAATTTATGGCGGGGTTATACGGGAATCTGCCAGGAGCGGTTTTTATGAGTATTTGTCTTGGAGCTTACATTGCTGCCTGGAGACTTGGATGCAAGATTGTGGAAATCGAGGTATAG
- a CDS encoding Flp1 family type IVb pilin, producing the protein MKAVKKKLWTGWIRIQKILTEKDGISTVELILVLVVIIGLVIIFKKQLNELVTKIFEKITNESSGI; encoded by the coding sequence ATGAAGGCGGTAAAAAAGAAGCTGTGGACGGGATGGATCAGAATTCAGAAGATTCTGACGGAAAAAGACGGGATATCAACGGTAGAATTGATCCTTGTACTGGTCGTCATTATCGGTCTGGTTATCATTTTTAAGAAACAGCTTAATGAACTTGTAACTAAAATATTTGAAAAAATAACGAATGAAAGTTCAGGAATCTAA
- a CDS encoding DUF5702 domain-containing protein — MKKMVKGEITVFLSLVFLLLLTLVGALLESASIQLAKNERRADAGRAVESAFAEYQKDLLERYGIFAIEGSYESGTMSEENILNRLSFYGAENIETEIAAIRYLTDQNGKEFLRQAVEYEKMKTGAAAIENLTGKVSEWKEQELKANEYGKENIETSKELDQMLESEKEELPAENNPLADIVDIQAQALLNLVSPEGFTLSSKAVKSEETVSNRKLRQGYGTMKEKDNGAGDTIFFNLYLIDKFGNAANKKKNTVLDYEMEYLLGGKASDKDNLEYVIGRIRILRFAVNYGYLLTDKDMQMEVDTLATTLSAVFLSPEIGPVIKHALLLAWAYGESLTDVKTLLAGKKVPAVKSKESWNLTLDGLLELAKNRSIPEGKETEEGNSYEQYLQMMLVLKSKEELSMRALDLVEMNLRSGMEKTFFRADACVSGADFDMTSYLRRGIRYQYHILYQYQ; from the coding sequence ATGAAAAAAATGGTAAAGGGAGAGATTACTGTGTTTCTAAGCCTGGTCTTTCTTCTGCTTCTTACTCTGGTTGGGGCTTTGCTGGAAAGTGCCTCGATCCAGCTGGCAAAGAATGAGAGAAGAGCAGACGCAGGCAGGGCAGTGGAATCTGCGTTTGCAGAATATCAGAAAGATCTTCTGGAGCGATATGGTATTTTTGCAATAGAAGGCAGTTATGAATCCGGAACAATGTCTGAAGAAAATATTTTAAACCGACTGTCCTTTTACGGGGCAGAAAATATAGAAACAGAGATTGCGGCAATCCGTTATCTGACAGACCAGAATGGGAAAGAATTTCTGCGGCAGGCGGTTGAATACGAGAAAATGAAGACAGGAGCTGCGGCGATAGAGAATCTGACGGGAAAGGTATCCGAATGGAAGGAGCAGGAACTGAAAGCAAATGAATATGGGAAAGAGAATATAGAGACGAGTAAAGAACTTGACCAGATGCTGGAAAGTGAAAAAGAAGAACTTCCTGCAGAAAATAATCCATTGGCGGATATTGTGGATATACAGGCGCAAGCACTGTTAAATCTGGTCAGCCCAGAAGGATTTACGCTGTCATCGAAAGCTGTAAAGTCAGAAGAGACTGTATCGAACCGAAAGCTCAGGCAGGGATACGGAACTATGAAGGAAAAAGATAATGGAGCCGGAGATACCATTTTTTTCAATCTGTACCTTATAGATAAGTTTGGCAATGCTGCAAATAAGAAAAAGAATACGGTACTGGACTATGAGATGGAGTATTTGTTAGGAGGAAAGGCGAGCGACAAGGACAATCTGGAATATGTGATCGGGAGAATTCGAATCCTTCGATTTGCAGTGAATTATGGATATTTGCTGACCGATAAGGACATGCAAATGGAGGTGGATACCCTTGCAACGACACTGAGTGCGGTGTTTCTTTCACCGGAGATCGGACCTGTGATCAAGCATGCGCTGCTTCTTGCATGGGCTTATGGAGAAAGCCTTACGGATGTTAAAACGCTTCTGGCAGGGAAGAAGGTTCCGGCTGTAAAGAGTAAGGAAAGCTGGAATCTGACGCTGGATGGTCTGCTTGAGCTGGCAAAGAACAGAAGTATTCCGGAAGGAAAGGAGACAGAAGAGGGAAATTCTTATGAGCAGTATCTGCAAATGATGCTGGTTTTAAAATCAAAGGAAGAACTGTCGATGAGAGCATTGGATCTGGTGGAAATGAATCTGCGATCCGGAATGGAGAAAACGTTTTTCCGGGCAGATGCCTGCGTATCAGGAGCAGACTTTGACATGACAAGTTATCTGAGAAGAGGAATCCGGTATCAGTATCATATTTTATATCAATATCAGTAA
- a CDS encoding A24 family peptidase: MWWKIAKLAGLFFLGFGAAQDIKYQKISTEYLLAGSCAAILYRALFGRMHWSVWVAGLGCGIVFLMISKWSQEGIGYGDSWMILNMGIFLGIWNLLGMLMLAFLVAAMAAGAGLWSGKWKRTTRMSFYPFLLIGYLGTFIW, from the coding sequence ATGTGGTGGAAAATAGCAAAATTGGCAGGATTATTTTTTTTAGGATTCGGAGCAGCACAGGATATAAAATATCAGAAAATCTCGACAGAATATTTGCTCGCAGGAAGCTGTGCGGCGATTCTGTACCGTGCGTTATTTGGACGGATGCATTGGAGTGTATGGGTTGCCGGACTGGGATGTGGAATTGTATTTCTCATGATATCGAAATGGTCACAGGAGGGAATAGGGTACGGAGACAGCTGGATGATCCTGAATATGGGTATTTTTCTTGGGATCTGGAATCTGCTTGGAATGCTGATGCTTGCATTTCTTGTGGCTGCGATGGCAGCAGGAGCCGGTCTTTGGAGCGGAAAATGGAAACGGACGACAAGAATGTCATTTTATCCTTTTCTTCTGATCGGCTATCTGGGGACATTTATATGGTAA
- a CDS encoding TadE family protein has translation MVKLKGSTVVEMAYLMPVVLLCWMAVIFALFYYHDKNIIGGAAYETAIVGSEEWRWKKEIEDGKMEQYFQKRIENKLIFFDTVSVETVVVKDEFEVTAGAQKRKMRVSVKRSAALTVPEEKIRRKKVLQEIVERDQEE, from the coding sequence ATGGTAAAGCTAAAAGGAAGTACAGTAGTTGAGATGGCGTATCTGATGCCGGTAGTATTGCTTTGTTGGATGGCAGTCATTTTCGCACTTTTTTATTACCATGATAAAAATATTATCGGTGGGGCGGCATATGAGACCGCGATTGTCGGAAGTGAAGAATGGCGATGGAAAAAGGAAATAGAAGATGGAAAAATGGAGCAGTATTTTCAGAAAAGAATTGAAAACAAACTGATATTTTTTGATACAGTATCGGTGGAAACTGTGGTAGTAAAAGATGAATTTGAAGTGACAGCAGGAGCGCAAAAGAGAAAAATGCGCGTATCTGTTAAACGCAGTGCGGCACTGACCGTGCCAGAGGAAAAAATACGCAGGAAAAAAGTATTGCAGGAGATTGTAGAAAGGGACCAGGAGGAATGA
- a CDS encoding DUF6382 domain-containing protein — translation MREEYERDLHHAWMILETDELYKEDYQMRMLMENAIPGLLSVRGQGKDDKSQYRYEISGKISVKAKGEKEHWKFADLENFMRQFIQVLYAVKNYLLDVNCLSLDPGHIYVSDEIYYFCYCPGLEGNILEKFHELTEYFVRETDYEQKEAVYLAYELHKASMEENYNIEYALERILEKKENEMESIQPEKKAGYDLQEELILDDWIAEQEMKGQVVKDRQSVWGFLNQRLQKRRKKRESQWDEIMADDSEE, via the coding sequence ATGAGAGAAGAGTACGAAAGAGATTTACATCATGCCTGGATGATTCTGGAAACAGATGAGCTATATAAAGAAGATTATCAGATGCGGATGCTGATGGAAAATGCGATTCCCGGACTTTTGTCGGTAAGAGGGCAGGGAAAAGATGATAAAAGCCAGTACCGCTATGAGATCAGTGGGAAGATATCCGTGAAGGCAAAGGGAGAAAAAGAGCACTGGAAATTTGCAGATCTGGAAAATTTTATGAGACAGTTTATCCAGGTGCTTTATGCAGTGAAGAATTATCTGCTGGACGTGAACTGTCTGAGCCTGGATCCGGGACATATTTATGTATCGGATGAAATCTATTACTTTTGTTATTGTCCGGGACTGGAAGGTAATATTCTGGAAAAGTTTCATGAGCTTACAGAGTATTTTGTCAGGGAGACAGATTATGAACAGAAAGAGGCAGTCTATCTGGCATATGAATTACATAAGGCTTCAATGGAAGAAAATTATAATATTGAGTATGCGCTGGAGCGGATATTGGAGAAAAAGGAGAATGAAATGGAGAGTATACAGCCGGAGAAAAAAGCAGGATATGATTTGCAGGAGGAATTGATACTGGATGACTGGATTGCAGAACAGGAAATGAAAGGGCAGGTTGTAAAGGACAGGCAGAGCGTCTGGGGATTTCTGAATCAGCGCCTTCAGAAACGTAGAAAAAAACGGGAATCCCAATGGGATGAGATAATGGCGGATGATTCAGAGGAATAA